The Dioscorea cayenensis subsp. rotundata cultivar TDr96_F1 chromosome 7, TDr96_F1_v2_PseudoChromosome.rev07_lg8_w22 25.fasta, whole genome shotgun sequence genome includes a region encoding these proteins:
- the LOC120265967 gene encoding biotin carboxyl carrier protein of acetyl-CoA carboxylase, chloroplastic-like has product MHLRRDIGGPPAPPPALPVVSPATAPPVPSKPMTQSAPASAPAAPQKASSSPFTNVSPVKASKLAALEASGLNTFVVVSSPTVGSFRKGRTLKGKKQPPSCKQGDIIKEGQVIGFLDQFGNELPIKSDVAGEVLKVLFEDGEAVGYGDPLIAVLPSFHGIK; this is encoded by the exons ATGCATCTGAGAAGAGACATAGGGGGTCCACCAGCTCCTCCTCCTGCACTTCCAGTTGTCTCGCCAGCCACAGCTCCACCAGTTCCAAGCAAGCCGATGACTCAATCAGCGCCTGCTTCTGCACCAGCTGCTCCACAGAAAGCTTCAAGCAGTCCATTTACAAATGTCTCACCAGTGAAAGCCTCAAAGCTAGCTGCATTAGAGGCTTCAGGGTTAAATACATTTGTTGTAGTGTCTTCTCCTACG GTTGGTTCATTCCGAAAAGGCAGAACTCTGAAAGGAAAGAAGCAACCTCCAAGTTGTAAACAG GGTGACATAATCAAAGAAGGACAGGTCATTGGCTTCTTGGATCAGTTCGGCAATGAACTGCCAATCAAA TCTGATGTGGCTGGAGAAGTTCTAAAGGTACTCTTCGAGGATGGAG AAGCAGTTGGCTACGGGGACCCTCTTATTGCTGTCTTGCCCTCATTCCATGGAATCAAGTGA
- the LOC120265829 gene encoding 40S ribosomal protein S21-like, giving the protein MQNEEGKMMDLYIPRKCSATNRLITAKDHASVQINIGHVDENGVYTGQHTTVALCGFIRAQGDADSALDRIWQKKKVDVRQQ; this is encoded by the exons ATGCAGAACGAGGAGGGCAAGATGATGGATCTCTACATCCCCAGGAAGTGTTCGGCGACGAACAGGCTCATCACTGCCAAGGATCACGCCTCCGTTCAGATCAACATTGGACATGTCGACGAGAATGGGGTTTACACAGGCCAGCACACCACCGTCGCCCTTTGTGGCTTCATCCGTGCTCAG GGTGATGCTGATAGTGCTCTTGATAGGATCTGGCAGAAAAAGAAGGTTGATGTACGCCAACAGTAG